One region of Bacillus pumilus genomic DNA includes:
- a CDS encoding GAF domain-containing protein — translation MPRQQLLKQFRNFHDASTSILNMMSQFTDVNTLFIAKNDQTTNQIVKVLNHDEQLLEEGEEIPYEKTFCKLAVDHQDTLVIPDISLDDRSKYLEVTKRLQGGSFIGVPIDFTDGTNYGTICGLDLRPQQFTEEHVHMFETMASLLSYVLELDRANRQIQQLSVPIVPVVDGVAVLPLLGDIEETRAQHILETILQESYRLSLSHLVIDVSGTKRLNEQSIQYLVSYAQTLRLLGISAVLTGIKQDLALSAIQSNISFKDITIRKDLPQALAHIGLTFTKMD, via the coding sequence ATGCCTCGTCAACAACTATTAAAACAGTTTCGCAATTTTCATGATGCTTCTACGAGTATTCTAAATATGATGAGTCAATTCACTGATGTGAATACACTGTTTATTGCTAAAAACGATCAAACCACCAATCAGATTGTCAAGGTGCTAAATCATGACGAGCAGCTTCTTGAAGAAGGAGAAGAAATTCCTTACGAGAAGACATTTTGCAAGCTGGCGGTTGATCATCAGGATACGCTTGTGATCCCTGATATATCATTGGATGATCGTTCTAAATACTTAGAAGTTACGAAACGTCTTCAAGGCGGATCATTCATCGGCGTGCCGATTGATTTTACAGATGGTACGAACTACGGAACGATTTGCGGGCTTGATCTAAGACCGCAGCAATTCACAGAAGAGCATGTGCATATGTTTGAAACGATGGCTTCTCTATTAAGCTACGTCCTCGAACTAGACCGTGCCAACCGGCAGATTCAGCAATTATCTGTACCGATCGTCCCAGTTGTTGACGGTGTCGCTGTGCTTCCTCTACTTGGTGATATCGAGGAGACACGTGCTCAGCATATATTAGAAACCATTTTACAGGAAAGCTACAGGCTGTCGCTCTCTCATTTGGTCATTGATGTATCGGGAACAAAACGCCTGAATGAACAGAGCATTCAATATCTGGTCAGCTATGCACAAACGCTGAGACTTTTAGGAATTTCGGCTGTTTTAACAGGGATTAAGCAAGACCTTGCTTTAAGTGCGATTCAATCGAATATTTCATTTAAAGACATCACCATTCGGAAAGACTTACCGCAGGCACTTGCTCATATTGGCTTGACGTTTACCAAAATGGATTAA
- a CDS encoding aspartate kinase — translation MKVVKFGGSSLASGKQLQKVFDIVTADPARKAVVVSAPGKRHSTDTKVTDLLISCGEQYLRLGEAHDLQEAVIKRYASIADELGLSHNVIDTIRQDLDTLLQADTSHPERYLDAIKASGEDNNAKLIAAYFRYQGVEAHYVNPKEAGLFVSDEPGQAQVLPESYDHLYKLRERSGIIIFPGFFGFSLSGDIVTFSRSGSDITGSILANGLKADVYENFTDVDAVYAVNPTIVHEPKEITELTYREMRELSYAGFSVFHDEALIPAFRAGIPVQIKNTNNPSAKGTKIVNQRDHTNGPVVGIASDSGFCSIYISKYLMNREVGFGRKVLQTLEEYGLTYEHVPSGIDDMNIILRQDQLEEQHIEQELLDRLKLVLDADEVVLEPNLSLIMVVGEAMRHNVGTTARAAKALSKAKVNIEMINQGSSEVSMMFGVKAAQEKEAVQALYEEFFSMSTVPVSL, via the coding sequence TTGAAGGTCGTTAAATTTGGTGGCAGTTCACTTGCATCTGGCAAGCAGCTGCAAAAGGTATTTGACATTGTAACAGCAGATCCAGCTCGAAAAGCAGTCGTTGTTTCCGCACCAGGAAAACGGCATTCAACGGATACGAAGGTCACCGATCTATTAATTAGCTGTGGTGAGCAATATTTACGTTTAGGCGAAGCACATGACTTACAGGAAGCCGTCATCAAGCGGTATGCCTCGATTGCGGATGAACTCGGGTTAAGTCATAACGTGATTGACACCATCCGGCAAGATCTAGATACCCTCTTACAGGCAGATACGTCTCATCCTGAGCGATATCTTGATGCCATCAAAGCTAGCGGTGAAGACAATAACGCAAAACTCATTGCCGCCTATTTCCGCTATCAAGGTGTCGAAGCTCACTATGTGAATCCAAAGGAAGCTGGTTTATTTGTGAGCGATGAGCCTGGTCAAGCGCAAGTCCTTCCGGAGTCATATGATCATTTGTATAAATTAAGAGAGCGCTCTGGCATCATCATATTCCCTGGCTTTTTTGGCTTTAGTCTATCGGGAGACATTGTCACCTTTTCTCGCAGCGGCTCCGATATTACCGGTTCCATTTTGGCAAACGGTTTGAAGGCAGATGTGTATGAAAACTTTACAGATGTGGATGCTGTCTACGCTGTCAATCCAACGATCGTTCATGAGCCGAAGGAGATTACAGAGCTAACGTACCGGGAAATGCGCGAGCTGTCCTATGCTGGTTTTTCTGTGTTCCATGATGAAGCACTCATTCCGGCCTTCCGTGCAGGCATTCCAGTACAGATTAAGAACACCAATAATCCCTCGGCAAAAGGCACAAAAATTGTGAACCAGCGGGATCATACAAATGGACCCGTTGTCGGAATCGCTTCAGATAGCGGATTTTGCAGCATTTATATTAGCAAATATTTGATGAACCGAGAAGTCGGTTTTGGGCGTAAGGTGCTGCAAACGTTAGAGGAATATGGGCTTACGTATGAGCACGTCCCTTCTGGCATTGATGATATGAACATTATTTTAAGGCAGGATCAACTGGAGGAGCAGCATATTGAACAAGAGCTACTCGATCGCTTAAAGCTTGTGCTTGATGCAGATGAGGTCGTATTAGAGCCGAATCTCTCCCTCATTATGGTTGTAGGAGAAGCGATGCGTCACAATGTTGGCACCACAGCAAGAGCAGCAAAGGCGCTGTCAAAAGCGAAGGTCAATATTGAAATGATCAATCAAGGTTCTTCCGAGGTCAGCATGATGTTTGGCGTCAAAGCGGCTCAAGAAAAAGAAGCCGTTCAAGCGTTGTATGAGGAATTTTTCTCTATGTCTACTGTCCCTGTCTCTCTTTAA
- a CDS encoding amidohydrolase, with translation MKSIGNEALNKRLINIRRALHEHPELAFEEHETTKKLRGWLEEEGITVLDFPALQTGVVCEIKGEQEGPTIALRADIDALPIEEASGEPFSSKVPGKMHACGHDFHTASIFGAALLLKERKHEIKGAVRILFQPAEEVAQGAKHVIEAGVLDGVDAIFGMHNKPDLPVGTIGIREKALMASVDRFEINIKGTGGHAGIPNHTVDPIAISGQITSALQQIVSRHISSLHHAVVSITRIQGGTSWNVIPDRVEMEGTVRTFEPEVRAMIPELMKQIVSGIAEGFGAKGEVRWHPYLPSVLNDDRLTKVVEEAAGALDLTVVQAEQSPGGEDFALYQEHIPGFFVWMGTSGTEEWHHPAFTLNEGALPVAAAFFAELAVRALESRSWN, from the coding sequence GTGAAATCAATAGGAAATGAAGCATTAAACAAACGTTTAATTAACATTCGCCGAGCGCTTCATGAGCATCCAGAGCTGGCATTTGAAGAACATGAAACGACTAAAAAACTGCGCGGCTGGTTAGAAGAGGAAGGGATCACCGTACTCGATTTTCCAGCTCTTCAAACAGGTGTTGTCTGTGAAATCAAAGGAGAACAAGAGGGACCAACAATTGCCCTGAGAGCTGATATTGATGCACTTCCGATTGAAGAAGCATCTGGCGAACCATTTTCTTCAAAGGTACCGGGCAAAATGCATGCATGCGGACATGATTTCCATACAGCTTCTATCTTTGGAGCGGCTCTTTTATTAAAAGAACGGAAACACGAGATCAAAGGAGCGGTCCGCATTTTGTTCCAGCCGGCTGAGGAAGTCGCGCAAGGAGCGAAACATGTCATAGAGGCAGGCGTTTTAGATGGAGTGGATGCGATTTTTGGTATGCACAACAAACCTGACCTGCCAGTTGGCACTATAGGCATTAGAGAAAAAGCGTTGATGGCAAGTGTAGACCGGTTTGAAATCAATATTAAAGGAACGGGTGGTCATGCAGGTATTCCGAATCATACGGTGGACCCGATTGCCATCAGCGGGCAGATCACAAGTGCTCTTCAGCAAATCGTTAGCCGCCACATCAGCTCATTGCATCATGCAGTCGTCAGTATCACACGCATTCAAGGCGGTACATCATGGAATGTGATTCCTGATCGTGTTGAGATGGAAGGAACCGTTCGGACGTTTGAGCCTGAAGTGAGAGCGATGATTCCAGAGCTTATGAAACAAATCGTGAGTGGGATTGCCGAAGGATTTGGGGCGAAAGGCGAAGTGAGATGGCATCCGTATTTGCCATCTGTGTTAAATGACGATCGTTTGACAAAGGTGGTCGAAGAAGCGGCAGGTGCGCTGGATCTCACAGTCGTTCAGGCAGAGCAGTCACCGGGCGGAGAAGATTTTGCCCTTTATCAAGAACACATTCCAGGCTTTTTCGTATGGATGGGGACAAGCGGTACGGAGGAATGGCATCACCCTGCCTTTACATTAAATGAAGGCGCACTCCCTGTTGCCGCTGCCTTCTTTGCCGAGCTTGCTGTTCGGGCATTGGAGTCACGATCATGGAACTAA
- a CDS encoding amino acid ABC transporter permease, translated as MNKIDWQYMVTVFPTLIQYLPITIFMAIVSMVFAIIIGVVFALITKNRIPVLYQFAKLYISFFRAVPTLVQLFLIYFGLPQLFPAMTSMDALTAVIIGLSIKNSAYLAEIFRAALNSVDEGQLEACLSVGMTRWQSYVRIIFPQAIRNAIPATGNTFIGLLKETSLAFTIGVAEMFAQGKMIASANYKYFETYLAVGIVYWVMTIIYSFLQDLFERKISKPYRN; from the coding sequence ATGAACAAAATTGATTGGCAGTATATGGTGACCGTTTTTCCGACATTGATCCAATACTTGCCGATAACGATCTTCATGGCGATTGTCTCCATGGTATTTGCCATTATCATTGGTGTGGTATTCGCGCTCATTACGAAAAACCGGATACCTGTTTTATACCAATTTGCCAAGCTGTATATTTCTTTTTTCAGAGCGGTTCCAACCTTGGTTCAGCTCTTTCTCATTTATTTTGGTCTTCCGCAGCTATTCCCTGCGATGACTTCAATGGATGCCCTAACAGCGGTCATTATCGGATTAAGTATTAAAAACTCAGCATACTTAGCAGAAATTTTCAGAGCGGCCCTCAATTCTGTAGATGAAGGGCAGCTAGAGGCATGTCTATCTGTCGGCATGACAAGATGGCAATCTTACGTCAGAATTATTTTCCCGCAGGCAATAAGAAATGCGATTCCAGCGACGGGGAATACGTTTATCGGTCTTTTAAAAGAAACATCTCTTGCCTTTACGATTGGTGTGGCAGAAATGTTTGCACAAGGGAAGATGATTGCATCGGCGAACTATAAATACTTTGAAACCTATTTAGCCGTAGGGATTGTGTATTGGGTGATGACCATCATTTATAGCTTTCTTCAAGACCTATTTGAACGAAAAATCAGCAAACCTTACCGGAATTAA
- a CDS encoding GNAT family N-acetyltransferase, translating to MGYTFRLATEADIEALLELTTRAYEPIRELGIQFQAAHADFALVQKNVQKNLCYVMEENGELLSTLSLRMPWGEQPGPFGVPHIWWFASEPSAKKGTGSVLLEWVETEVLRDTLKVPYVSLGTADKHPWLIDMYERKGYVRAGEKDLGKGHITVYFKKQLRSDITQP from the coding sequence TTGGGATACACGTTTCGTCTGGCAACAGAGGCAGATATAGAGGCGCTGCTTGAACTGACAACAAGAGCCTATGAGCCAATTCGTGAGCTCGGCATCCAGTTCCAAGCAGCACATGCTGATTTCGCTCTCGTTCAAAAAAATGTACAAAAGAATCTTTGCTATGTGATGGAAGAAAACGGAGAGCTTCTATCTACCTTGTCGCTCCGTATGCCTTGGGGAGAACAGCCAGGCCCGTTCGGCGTCCCTCATATTTGGTGGTTTGCCTCAGAACCATCCGCCAAAAAAGGGACAGGCTCTGTCTTGCTGGAATGGGTGGAAACCGAAGTGTTAAGAGATACCTTGAAGGTGCCATACGTATCTCTTGGTACAGCTGATAAGCATCCGTGGCTCATAGACATGTATGAGCGCAAAGGCTACGTCAGAGCAGGAGAAAAGGATTTAGGCAAGGGGCACATCACGGTTTATTTTAAAAAACAACTAAGATCAGATATCACACAACCATAA
- a CDS encoding MmgE/PrpD family protein: MELTKQLAEAVLSAHPLQDQRAVEMARNGLLDAAAAALAAKEDEGIQKLMALVEQEGGAAQIPVIGQGKKVSRQSAAMLNGYLIHALDYDDVHSDVRGHPSAVIIPALLSQLSDGKGFGDRFLAAYITGVEVMARLGESIGKAHYERGWHNTGTLGAIAAVCAIGYLKQVSQEELAKAIGFAGAQSAGMRKQFGSDMKPLQAGLAAKTAVWSMDLACSGFGGNKSVLDGTLGFFSLYGDQERAESRLLEGYGTTWRIVSPGLWFKVYPFCSAAHHAADAILALMNERTFLPEQVKQVDVLFPPGGDAALIERTPSTGEEGRFSVEYVIALAVFGQTLTLDHFTKKIIPSHMRTWMKRVSRGYDQTIEPHPDAVPKGRFTIVKLTLSDGTIISKRVDIPRGAPGHALSKEDIMQKLNSVTDDSHAQKILQVIEDGNDSSYLQQLA; the protein is encoded by the coding sequence ATGGAACTAACAAAACAACTGGCAGAGGCTGTACTGTCTGCTCATCCACTTCAAGATCAGCGGGCGGTAGAAATGGCTCGAAATGGTCTGTTAGACGCTGCGGCAGCAGCGCTTGCTGCGAAAGAGGATGAAGGAATTCAAAAGCTCATGGCACTGGTGGAACAAGAAGGCGGAGCCGCTCAAATTCCTGTCATTGGACAAGGGAAGAAGGTCAGCCGTCAATCAGCAGCGATGCTGAACGGCTACCTGATCCATGCCCTTGATTATGATGATGTGCATTCAGACGTGAGAGGACACCCAAGTGCGGTTATCATTCCAGCATTGCTATCACAGCTATCAGACGGCAAAGGGTTTGGCGATCGATTTTTAGCTGCCTACATCACAGGTGTTGAAGTGATGGCAAGGCTTGGCGAATCCATCGGCAAGGCGCATTATGAAAGGGGCTGGCATAATACTGGAACCCTCGGAGCCATTGCAGCAGTATGTGCCATTGGGTATTTAAAACAAGTCTCGCAGGAAGAGCTGGCGAAGGCAATCGGCTTTGCCGGAGCGCAATCAGCCGGAATGAGAAAGCAGTTTGGCTCTGATATGAAACCATTACAAGCCGGCTTAGCGGCTAAAACAGCTGTCTGGTCTATGGACTTAGCTTGTTCAGGTTTTGGCGGGAATAAATCGGTTCTTGATGGTACGCTTGGTTTCTTTTCTCTCTATGGAGATCAGGAGCGCGCGGAAAGTCGTTTACTAGAGGGATATGGTACAACGTGGCGAATTGTCTCGCCGGGGCTGTGGTTCAAAGTATACCCGTTCTGTTCAGCTGCGCATCATGCAGCCGATGCGATCCTAGCATTAATGAATGAGCGTACTTTCTTACCGGAGCAGGTGAAACAAGTAGATGTCCTATTCCCGCCTGGCGGAGATGCAGCACTTATTGAGCGGACACCTTCAACTGGAGAAGAAGGACGATTCAGTGTCGAATACGTGATCGCACTTGCCGTGTTTGGACAGACGCTAACGCTGGATCACTTTACGAAAAAAATCATTCCATCACACATGCGCACATGGATGAAGCGGGTGAGCAGAGGATATGATCAAACGATAGAACCCCATCCAGACGCTGTCCCAAAAGGACGCTTTACGATTGTGAAGCTTACCTTATCTGACGGCACCATCATCAGCAAACGAGTCGATATTCCGCGGGGAGCACCAGGCCACGCATTATCGAAAGAAGACATTATGCAAAAATTAAACAGTGTCACTGACGATTCGCATGCACAGAAGATTTTACAAGTTATTGAAGACGGAAACGATTCTTCTTATTTGCAGCAGTTGGCATGA
- a CDS encoding TetR/AcrR family transcriptional regulator: MNEKQEEILRVSKKLFSQKGYMSVSMQSIADACKISKASIYKLFDSKEALLLELIKYNQCKMREISQIIHSETTLSKKEKFTKKIKLELEEFKENHKFLNMLSFEAFSNHSPIVIKHLRETRTIIMQRHKDIILSTYGESVAPYVWDLVIVLNGLMREFILMLAIEQKNIQLENAAEMIIGVMDRVSKKPCSIEPVLTDELMNSYLLSSQDEYDEEKLVNSYLTKIKQELHSLSNGEEKDELLSAYELLNQELSKDQPRTFLISSLLDYLGKNSVLSQNVSQLKSIIL, encoded by the coding sequence ATGAACGAAAAGCAAGAAGAGATTTTGCGAGTTTCAAAGAAATTATTCTCTCAAAAAGGCTATATGAGTGTCTCCATGCAGTCAATTGCCGATGCCTGTAAAATATCAAAAGCGTCTATTTATAAACTGTTTGATTCAAAGGAAGCTCTTCTATTAGAACTGATTAAATACAATCAGTGCAAAATGAGAGAGATTTCTCAGATCATTCATTCAGAAACAACGCTGTCCAAAAAGGAAAAATTCACAAAGAAGATCAAGCTTGAGCTTGAAGAGTTTAAAGAGAATCATAAGTTTTTGAATATGCTGTCCTTTGAAGCTTTTTCTAATCATTCTCCCATTGTCATTAAGCATTTACGTGAAACACGCACCATTATCATGCAGCGTCACAAAGACATTATTTTAAGCACATATGGTGAATCTGTCGCTCCTTATGTCTGGGATCTCGTGATTGTTCTCAATGGATTAATGAGAGAATTCATCTTAATGCTGGCGATTGAGCAAAAAAACATCCAGTTAGAAAATGCTGCCGAAATGATCATTGGTGTGATGGATCGTGTATCGAAAAAGCCTTGTTCCATTGAACCTGTGTTAACAGACGAGCTGATGAACTCTTATTTGCTATCCTCACAGGACGAATATGACGAAGAAAAACTTGTCAACTCGTACTTAACAAAGATCAAACAAGAGCTTCACTCACTCTCAAACGGAGAAGAAAAGGACGAGCTCCTCTCTGCGTATGAGCTGCTTAATCAGGAATTATCAAAGGACCAACCGAGAACCTTTTTAATCAGCTCACTGCTCGATTATTTAGGCAAAAACAGCGTTTTATCACAAAACGTGTCACAGCTGAAAAGCATCATTTTATAG
- a CDS encoding ArsR/SmtB family transcription factor has product MNNPIYPTQKDMRLISVLHALADPVRLEIVRCLVETGERTCGTYEMNIAKSTLSHHFKVLREAGIVKVRIDGKHRYYSLRKEDIETAFPGLVSSILAVDKERW; this is encoded by the coding sequence ATGAATAATCCAATCTATCCAACCCAAAAAGACATGAGACTGATTTCTGTGCTGCACGCATTGGCCGATCCTGTCCGTTTAGAAATTGTCCGCTGTTTAGTGGAAACGGGGGAGAGGACATGCGGCACATATGAAATGAACATTGCCAAATCTACGCTTTCCCATCACTTCAAAGTGCTGAGGGAGGCAGGCATCGTGAAAGTGAGAATTGACGGAAAACACCGCTACTATTCTTTAAGAAAAGAAGACATCGAGACCGCTTTTCCTGGACTCGTGTCATCCATTTTAGCCGTAGATAAAGAGCGGTGGTAA
- a CDS encoding MDR family MFS transporter produces the protein MNQSTTSYNRPVIVGIFLVGAFVAILNQTLLIPAIPHIMEDFNIDVSKGQWLTTAFMLTNGILIPITAFLIEKFSSRSLVLTALSIFTAGTILASFAPNFPVLLAARIVQAAGAGILMPLMQTIFLTIFPKEKRGQAMGMVGLVISFAPALGPTLGGWIVDAFSWKFLFYIVLPIGIIDLILAFFLMKNVTQQREARIDVLSVILSSFGFGGLLYGFSSVGTYGWTSATVLISLIVGAVSLFFFILRQSNLTRPMLEFGVFKFAIFSLTTFLGMLVFALLIGTETILPLYTQNVRGLSALDTGLILLPGALFMGLLSPIIGRIFDKVGGKGLALGGFTILTVTTLPFMLLTLDSSIALITVAYTLRLIGVGMIMMPLTTAGINSLPPHLIPHGTAMNNTMRQVGGSIGTAVLVSIMSSSAANADLASPLKSAVHGMNTSFIVSGLIAVLGLVLSFFLKEKRENKVMKQELSSSSSSS, from the coding sequence ATGAACCAATCAACAACATCTTACAATCGACCTGTGATTGTTGGGATTTTCCTCGTTGGGGCATTCGTCGCGATTTTAAACCAAACGCTTCTTATTCCAGCGATCCCACATATCATGGAGGATTTCAATATTGATGTCAGCAAAGGACAATGGCTCACTACAGCCTTTATGCTGACAAACGGGATTCTCATCCCGATTACGGCTTTCTTAATTGAAAAATTTTCGAGCCGTTCTTTAGTTTTAACGGCACTTAGCATCTTTACAGCTGGTACAATTCTTGCTTCTTTTGCACCGAATTTCCCGGTGTTACTTGCAGCTCGTATCGTACAGGCAGCTGGTGCAGGGATTTTAATGCCGCTGATGCAAACGATCTTTTTAACCATTTTCCCGAAAGAAAAACGGGGTCAGGCAATGGGCATGGTCGGACTTGTCATTTCGTTCGCACCAGCTCTTGGACCAACACTTGGCGGATGGATTGTTGATGCCTTCAGCTGGAAGTTCTTGTTCTATATTGTTCTGCCAATCGGTATCATTGATCTTATTCTTGCTTTCTTCTTAATGAAAAATGTAACGCAACAAAGAGAGGCACGTATTGATGTTTTATCTGTCATCTTGTCGTCCTTCGGTTTCGGCGGGCTGCTTTACGGATTTTCTAGTGTTGGCACATATGGCTGGACGAGTGCCACTGTTCTCATTTCGCTGATTGTCGGCGCTGTGAGCTTGTTCTTCTTTATTCTACGCCAGTCGAATTTGACAAGACCGATGCTTGAATTTGGTGTCTTTAAGTTTGCGATCTTTAGCTTAACGACCTTCCTTGGGATGCTTGTCTTTGCTTTATTGATTGGGACAGAGACGATTCTGCCGCTCTATACGCAGAATGTGAGAGGATTGTCTGCTCTTGATACAGGGCTTATCTTACTGCCAGGTGCTCTCTTTATGGGACTCCTCTCACCAATTATTGGACGGATTTTTGATAAAGTCGGCGGAAAAGGGCTGGCATTAGGCGGGTTTACGATACTTACCGTGACGACCTTGCCATTTATGCTGCTCACCCTTGATTCATCCATCGCCCTCATTACGGTCGCTTACACACTGCGCTTAATTGGGGTTGGGATGATCATGATGCCGCTGACAACAGCAGGTATTAACTCTTTACCGCCTCATTTGATCCCGCATGGGACAGCGATGAATAACACGATGAGACAAGTGGGTGGTTCCATTGGGACGGCAGTGCTTGTCTCCATCATGAGCAGCTCTGCTGCAAATGCAGATTTGGCCAGTCCATTAAAATCAGCCGTTCACGGCATGAACACATCATTTATCGTGTCTGGTTTGATTGCGGTCCTTGGACTCGTCCTCTCCTTTTTCTTAAAGGAAAAACGAGAGAATAAAGTGATGAAACAGGAGCTATCTTCCTCCTCATCTTCTTCATAA
- a CDS encoding amino acid ABC transporter ATP-binding protein has protein sequence MIKLSNLKKSFGELVVLDGINLDVQKGQVVAIIGPSGSGKSTLLRCLNLLEIPDEGTIEIGDAKLDASKYTRKEAHHLRQQTAMVFQNYNLFKNKTALQNITESLLVTKKMTKQQANEIGMKLLKQVGLEQKADSYPVTLSGGQQQRIGIARALAVDPHAILLDEPTSALDPELVSGVLQVIKSIAIQETTMIIVTHEMAFAREVADHVIFMADGHIIEQGTPTELFDETKNERTKRFIQKEAAAEEA, from the coding sequence ATGATCAAGCTCAGCAATTTGAAGAAATCATTCGGCGAACTTGTCGTCTTAGACGGAATCAATCTCGACGTGCAAAAAGGGCAGGTTGTGGCCATTATCGGACCTTCTGGCTCCGGTAAATCCACCTTGCTGCGCTGCTTAAATTTATTAGAAATACCAGATGAAGGCACGATTGAAATTGGCGATGCGAAGCTCGATGCGTCTAAATATACACGAAAAGAAGCCCATCACCTGCGTCAACAAACGGCCATGGTGTTTCAAAACTATAATCTATTTAAAAACAAGACAGCACTGCAAAACATCACAGAATCACTGCTTGTGACGAAAAAAATGACGAAGCAGCAGGCAAATGAGATTGGAATGAAGCTGCTGAAGCAGGTAGGGTTAGAGCAAAAGGCTGACAGCTATCCAGTCACGTTATCTGGCGGACAGCAGCAGCGAATTGGGATTGCCCGCGCATTAGCGGTTGATCCACATGCGATTCTACTCGATGAACCAACGTCAGCACTTGATCCAGAGCTTGTCTCAGGTGTGCTTCAAGTCATTAAATCCATTGCGATTCAAGAAACAACGATGATCATCGTCACACATGAAATGGCGTTTGCAAGAGAAGTGGCAGACCATGTGATTTTCATGGCGGATGGTCATATTATTGAACAGGGCACACCAACTGAGCTATTTGATGAAACGAAGAATGAACGGACAAAACGATTTATCCAAAAAGAAGCAGCGGCTGAAGAAGCATAA
- a CDS encoding amino acid ABC transporter substrate-binding protein codes for MKNKKWLVVLFAAMLAVLAACGGGNQGEGKDEKVLKVGATGQSYPFAYKDNGKLVGFDVEVTEAIAKKLGYKLDWQLSEFSGLMGQLTSGKLDTVSNQVAVTDERKQTFNFTDTYAYAGTQIIVKKDNNDIKGLDDLKGKTVAAVLGSNHAKNLESKDPDKKINIKTYETQDGVLNEVANGRVDAYVNGRSVLLAQIEKTGLPLKIVGNPIVYEEVGYPFAKDKKHDKLREEFNKAIKELREDGTLKKLSEKYFKDDVTVPIKK; via the coding sequence ATGAAAAACAAAAAGTGGCTAGTCGTTCTATTTGCAGCAATGCTGGCAGTTTTAGCAGCTTGCGGCGGGGGCAATCAGGGTGAAGGCAAAGATGAAAAAGTATTAAAGGTAGGTGCCACAGGACAAAGCTATCCGTTTGCCTATAAAGACAATGGCAAGCTTGTTGGCTTCGATGTCGAAGTAACTGAAGCCATCGCAAAAAAACTAGGCTACAAACTAGACTGGCAGCTGAGTGAATTCAGCGGACTCATGGGACAGCTGACATCTGGTAAGCTGGATACAGTGTCAAACCAAGTCGCAGTCACAGATGAGCGTAAACAAACGTTTAATTTCACTGATACGTACGCTTATGCAGGAACACAAATCATCGTGAAAAAGGACAACAACGACATCAAAGGTCTTGATGATTTAAAAGGAAAAACAGTGGCGGCGGTTCTTGGCTCTAACCACGCCAAAAACTTAGAAAGCAAAGATCCGGACAAAAAAATCAATATTAAAACATATGAAACGCAAGACGGTGTCTTAAATGAAGTGGCAAATGGCCGCGTAGATGCTTATGTCAACGGACGCAGTGTATTACTTGCTCAAATTGAAAAAACAGGTCTGCCACTCAAAATCGTTGGCAACCCAATTGTGTATGAAGAAGTAGGCTACCCATTTGCCAAAGATAAAAAGCATGACAAGCTAAGAGAAGAATTTAACAAAGCGATCAAAGAATTAAGAGAAGACGGGACACTTAAGAAATTGTCTGAGAAGTATTTCAAAGACGATGTCACAGTGCCAATTAAAAAATAA